The window ATTCATATTTTAATTTTAAAAGAACACCTCTTAGTTGTCAATAGATAATTTTATGCTATTATGATAATTTTATGCTATCTGGGCTGGTTCCCTGAACTGGCTCATATAAAGATTATAGTAAAAACCTTTTGCTTCCATCAGTCCGTCATGGGTCCCTCTCTCTATTATCTCTCCGTTATTTATTACCAGTATCTGGTCAGCTGCTCTTATCGTACTCAAACGGTGAGCTATTACAAAACTTGTGCGTCCTTTCATCAAAGACAGCATGGCTTCCTGGATTTTCATTTCGGTCATGGTATCAACACTGCTGGTAGCCTCATCCAGAATAAGTATTGCAGGGTCTGCCAATATTGCTCTGGCTATTGTAATCAACTGTCTTTGCCCTTGGCTTAAGTTAGCACCTCCCTCAGTAATCATGGTATCATATCCATCAGGAAGCCTATGAATAAAAGAGTGGGCATTGGCAAGACGCGCAGCTTCTTCAACTTCCTCGTCGGTAGCATCCAGCCTGCCGTAACGGATATTTTCCCTGACTGTACCGGAAAACAGGTATGTGTCTTGAAGCACCATCCCCAAAGACTTCCTTAGCCGTTCTAATTCATATTTTCTAATGTCCACTCCATCTATGAGGATACTGCCTTCGTTTACATCATAAAAACGCATGAGAAGGTTTACTATGGTGGTTTTGCCGGCACCTGTAGGACCGACAAGGGCTATGGACTGCCCAGGCCAGGCTTTAATATTGATATTCTTCAATATAGGTACATCTTTTTTGTATGAAAAAGATACATTATCAAAAATAACTTCGCCTTTTACATTTTCAATATCAATTTTCTCTTCAGCATTATTAGTATTAACTTCAGGAGCCTGATCCATAATTTCAAATACTCTTTCGGCACCTGCCAGTGCAGACTGAATGGTATTAAACTGATTGGCTATTTCATTAACAGGCCTGGAAAAGTATTTTGAATAGGTAATAAAACTTGCAATGACTCCTACAGTTATTACCTGCTTTATAACAAGCCAGCCGCCTGCACCTGCCACCAAAGCAAAGGAAAGCTGGTTGAGCACGTTCATCAGAGGAGGTATTATCCCTGAAAAAATCTGGGCTTTTATTCCCGCCTCTTTAAGCCTTATGTTTATATTCCCAAACTCCAATACTGCCTTCTTTTCTCTTGTAAATGCTTTTACCACCCTTTGTCCCGACACAATTTCCTCAATGTATCCGTTTATCTCACCAAGCTCTTTTTGCTGGGTAACAAACAATTTCCTCGTTTTCTCAGCTATTTTAAATGTTAAAGCCATCCCCAGAGGCATTACTATAAGGCTTATAATAGTTAAAAGAGGGCTTAGTACCAGCATCATAATAAATGCTCCTACTACTGTTATAAGGCTTGAAACCATATGCACAGCGCTTTGCATTAGAGTATTACTGATTGTCTCTATATCATTAGTAAGCCTGCTCATTATTTCTCCATGAGTCCTGGTATCAAAGAAACTTACAGGAAGGGTCTGCAATTTTTCAAACAGGTCTTTCCTCAATTCCTTCACTGTATTCTGTGATATGTCAGCCATTACAAAAGTCTGAAGCCAGGTCATAAGAGCACTCAAACCATAGAATACTACCATTATAAATATAATGTTAGCCAGTTTCTTGAAGTCAACACTTCCTATTCCGCCTTTAATTGTATCAATAGCTACACCGGTAAGATAAGGACCTACAAGGCTTAACACCGAGCTTGTCAAGGCCATTATAATAACAAGAATTAATTTCGCTTTTCGCCTGTTCAAATATTTTAACAATCTTTTTAAAGTGCCTCTCGCATCCTTTGCCCTGACTTTAGGTCCCATCATGCCATGTCTCCCTGGGCCGGGACCGATCATGGGACCTCTTCCCGGACCACCTTGAAAACCGGGGCTACCTCCCATCCCCTGGCTACCACCCACACCGTGGGTACTATTCACACCTTGGGCTCTTCCCGTGCCTTGGGCACTTCCCATCCCCTGGGTACCACTCATACCCGGCCCCGGCCTGCCTTCAGAAGCCTTTCCGGCATATTGCACCGCATTTGATCCCAATCGGTTGTTATCTTCACGTGAATAACCGGTTTTAGACATAAGCCACCATCCTTCCGCCCAACTGTGAATTGTAAATATCCTGGTATACCCTACAGGTTTGTAGAAGTTCTTCATGGGTACCCATATCAACAATTTTTCCGTCTTCAAGGACTATAATTCTATCTGCTTCCATAACAGTGCTGATACGTTGTGCTATAACAAAGCATGTTGAATTTTTCATCAGATTCTTCAATGCACTTTGTATCCTTGCCTCTGTTTCCATATCAATAGCACTTGTACTATCATCCATTATGAGAATGGCTGGCTTTTTTAATAAAGCCCTCGCAATAGATATTCTCTGCTTCTGTCCCCCTGAAACATTGACTCCTCTTTGTCCTAATACTGTGTTATATTTATCAGGAAATTCCATAATAAAATTATGGGCTTGGGCTGCTTTAGCAGCCTCAATAACTTCTTCTTCCGATGCCTCCTCACAACCCCAGCGAATATTATCCATAATTGTACCGGTAAAGAGAATGCTTTCTTGTAATACTACGCCAATATTTTTTCTAAGTTCTTCAAGATCAATGTCTCTTATATCTATGCCGTCAATTAAAATGCTGCCTTCGGTTACTTCGTAAAACCTGGGGATGAGATTGACCAAAGTAGATTTACCCGAACCGGTAGGCCCTATTATTGCTATTGTTTCACCCGGCATAGCTGTAAAAGTAATGTTTTTCAGTACAGGATCCCCGGTTGCGCCTTTATATTTAAATGAAACGTTTTTAAACTCTACACGCCCTTTAAAATTTACACTTTCTTTCATTTCTTTTATTAAAGGCTTTGATACAGCTTTATTTAGTTCTGCTCCGGTTGGTTCTGTTGCTTCACCTTCAGTATTAAGAACTTCAATTATTCTATCGGCAGAAGCCTTAGCTCTGGTAATCATTGTGAATATAAAAGCCACCATCATTAAAGAAAACAGTATTTGTGTCATATATGTAATATATGCCATTATTTCTCCTACCAACATTTCTCCGGTATTCACTTTAATACCACCAAACCATATAATGGCTATTACACTTCCATTCATTATCAGCATGTTTAATGGCATAATAGCTCCAACAATACGAGCAGCTTTTATAGTAATGTCTGTTAGGCTTTGATTAGCCGTTGCAAATCTCCGGTTTTCATATTCTGAACGTACAAAAGCCTTTACCACCCTGACTCCTGCCAGGTTTTCCTGCACAACTGTATTTACTTTATCCAGTCTTTCCTGCACCTTAGTAAAGAGAAGGAAACCTTTCTTCATAACAAAAGTAATAGATAAAATCAGTAAAGGCATTGTAACTAAGATAATGATGGATAACCTGATATTTATAGTCAGGGCCATTATAATGCCTCCTATACAAAGAAGTGGCGCCCTTACCAACATTCTCAACATAAAAAGTACCGCATTCTGTACCTGGACTACATCATTTGTAAGTCTGGTCACAAGGGAAGCAGTCCTGAATTTGTCCAATGCATCAAAAGAAAATGACTGCACCTTTTTAAAAAGATCAAGTCTTAAGTCCGCACCAAAATTTTGAGATGCCTTACTTGAAAAGTATGTTGCACCTATACCTCCTCCAACACCTATAATAGATATAGCTATCATCAGTAAACCTGTTTTAAGAATAAAAGGTATATCTCCATTTGTTATACCATTATCTACTATGGAAGCCATAAGTTTTGGTTGCATAAGTTCCATAAGGACTTCAACCATCATTAATAACGGCGCAAGAACGGCCATTTTCCAGTATGGCTTTAGATATTTAACCAGTTTTTTCAAGTAATAATCACCTCTTTTTAATTTGACGGCTTATTTTTGACAGCTTATTATTAATTATATATCTTTTAACTCTTTGGACGCTTTCATAAGATTATCCCTTATATGAATTAAAAAACGTCGTAAAAGTATTTTTTCTTCTTCCGTAAATCCATCAAAGCATTCCTTTTCAAGGCTTGTGAATATTTCCTCCATCTCAATTATTTTTTCTCTACCTGTTTCTGTTAAATATACCCTAGAAACTCGAAGATCTTTATCATCGGTTTTACGAAAAAGTAGATGATTTTTCTCCATTCGTTTTAACATAACAGTAACTGTGGCATTTTTTAGTTTAAGTTTTTCCGCGAGCTCCTTCTGGCTTATTCCATTGTGATTCATAAGTGTAAACAATACCGCAGGCTGTCCGGGATATACACCCAATTTGCTCAAAAGCATATGGGTTCTATAATGATACAAGCGCATTAAATGTCTGAATATGAAATTGAGTGAATTTTCATCATATTTGATCATTCTATAACTCCCTATGCACTATGTGCAGTTTTAATTATTATAGCTAATTCCAGGCTAGTATTTTAAAGGAAATTTAATATACTACTACCTGTAACATTATTATTTACTTAGTCGACTAAACATTAAGATATTAACACATGAATATTTTTATGTCAAGGCTATTTTTGAAGGATTGTTTTTTGATAGGGTATGTATTTTTATTTATTGCTTAATATTCACGTTCTTGTTTAATATTCAAGTTCTAATGCTTCACCAGTTACCCAAAATTCGGTTTTTTGGACTTTAGTACCGGTAAGTTGCTCGCTTCTCTTGTCAGGCTGACTTCCTCCAATATATACTTCAAACTTTCCAGGTTCAAGAATGCATTTTCCTTCGTCGTTTATTAGGGCCATTTGTCTCGGTGTAAGTGTAAAAGATACATTTTTGGACTGTCCGGGGGCAAGCCTTATCCTTTTTATACCCCTAAGCTGCCATACAGGAACCTCAACTGATGCTTCAACGTCAGCCAAGTATAGCTGAACCACTTCTTCAGCCTCAATGTTACCGATATTTTGTACAGAAACAGTAAAATGTACTGTTTCTCCGGCATTTATTACGCTGCTGCTTGCTTTTATATCGCTATATTGAAATCCGGTATAGCTCAAGCCGTACCCGAAAGGATATAGAGCCTCGTTTTTCATATACCTGTAAGTTCTGTTTTTCATGGAATAGTCCCTGAAATCCGGAAGTTCTTCAGTTGACTTGTAAAACGTAATCGGAAGCCTGCCCGAAGGGCTGTACTCTCCGAATATCAATTCTGCGACCGCCTTGCCTCCTTCACTGCCGGGGTACCAAGCCTGAATGATAGCAGGAATATGTTTGTCAGCCCAGGTAATTGCAAGGGCGCTTCCTGAAAGAATCACTAATATTATTGGTTTTCCCGTATTAAAGATTGTTTCCAGGAGTTCCTGCTGGAGGCCGGGAAAATTCAAATCAGGTTTGTCCCCTCTGCCATATTCACTTGATGCGTCTCCTTCTTCTCCTTCTATAGAAGCATCCAGCCCAAGACACATAATGACTACATCCGCCCTTTCAGCAGCTGATATAGCCTCAGAAAATCTATCTTTAATTTCTCCGAGGCTTTCGACCTTATCCCTGTACAGGTGACACCCTTGTGCGTAAAATATCCTTGTACCCGGCAAAACTGCTTCTCTTATTCCTTCAAGTACTGTGACACTTCTTGAAGGCGTTCCATTATAGTTGCCCAACAATACACTTCTGCTATCAGCATTCGGTCCTATTACAGCAATGTTTTTAATCTTTGCCTTATTAAGTGGAAGTATATTGTTTTGGTTTTTTAGTAAAACCATTGATTTTCTTGCTGCTTCCAGGGCAGCTTTCCTATGCTCTTCACAGTCGTTTACTTCATACGGTATGCTGGCATAAGGTACTTTTCTCTCATTGTCAAACATTCCAAGCTTAAACCGTGCAGTCATTAACCTTATAACTGCCCTGTCAATAGCTTCCTCACTGATTAGTCCTTCTTCATGTGCAATCAGGAGATTGC is drawn from Bacillota bacterium and contains these coding sequences:
- a CDS encoding ABC transporter ATP-binding protein encodes the protein MIGPGPGRHGMMGPKVRAKDARGTLKRLLKYLNRRKAKLILVIIMALTSSVLSLVGPYLTGVAIDTIKGGIGSVDFKKLANIIFIMVVFYGLSALMTWLQTFVMADISQNTVKELRKDLFEKLQTLPVSFFDTRTHGEIMSRLTNDIETISNTLMQSAVHMVSSLITVVGAFIMMLVLSPLLTIISLIVMPLGMALTFKIAEKTRKLFVTQQKELGEINGYIEEIVSGQRVVKAFTREKKAVLEFGNINIRLKEAGIKAQIFSGIIPPLMNVLNQLSFALVAGAGGWLVIKQVITVGVIASFITYSKYFSRPVNEIANQFNTIQSALAGAERVFEIMDQAPEVNTNNAEEKIDIENVKGEVIFDNVSFSYKKDVPILKNINIKAWPGQSIALVGPTGAGKTTIVNLLMRFYDVNEGSILIDGVDIRKYELERLRKSLGMVLQDTYLFSGTVRENIRYGRLDATDEEVEEAARLANAHSFIHRLPDGYDTMITEGGANLSQGQRQLITIARAILADPAILILDEATSSVDTMTEMKIQEAMLSLMKGRTSFVIAHRLSTIRAADQILVINNGEIIERGTHDGLMEAKGFYYNLYMSQFREPAQIA
- a CDS encoding ABC transporter ATP-binding protein; the protein is MKKLVKYLKPYWKMAVLAPLLMMVEVLMELMQPKLMASIVDNGITNGDIPFILKTGLLMIAISIIGVGGGIGATYFSSKASQNFGADLRLDLFKKVQSFSFDALDKFRTASLVTRLTNDVVQVQNAVLFMLRMLVRAPLLCIGGIIMALTINIRLSIIILVTMPLLILSITFVMKKGFLLFTKVQERLDKVNTVVQENLAGVRVVKAFVRSEYENRRFATANQSLTDITIKAARIVGAIMPLNMLIMNGSVIAIIWFGGIKVNTGEMLVGEIMAYITYMTQILFSLMMVAFIFTMITRAKASADRIIEVLNTEGEATEPTGAELNKAVSKPLIKEMKESVNFKGRVEFKNVSFKYKGATGDPVLKNITFTAMPGETIAIIGPTGSGKSTLVNLIPRFYEVTEGSILIDGIDIRDIDLEELRKNIGVVLQESILFTGTIMDNIRWGCEEASEEEVIEAAKAAQAHNFIMEFPDKYNTVLGQRGVNVSGGQKQRISIARALLKKPAILIMDDSTSAIDMETEARIQSALKNLMKNSTCFVIAQRISTVMEADRIIVLEDGKIVDMGTHEELLQTCRVYQDIYNSQLGGRMVAYV
- a CDS encoding MarR family transcriptional regulator, encoding MIKYDENSLNFIFRHLMRLYHYRTHMLLSKLGVYPGQPAVLFTLMNHNGISQKELAEKLKLKNATVTVMLKRMEKNHLLFRKTDDKDLRVSRVYLTETGREKIIEMEEIFTSLEKECFDGFTEEEKILLRRFLIHIRDNLMKASKELKDI
- a CDS encoding glycoside hydrolase family 3 C-terminal domain-containing protein, giving the protein MSEIPAYKDETLSFEERAKDLVSRMTLEEKVSQMLHSSPAIPRLGIPAYNWWNECLHGVARAGVATVFPQAIGLAATFDEDFMYKIADIISTEARAKYHEFQRKGDCGIYKGLTFWSPNVNIFRDPRWGRGHETYGEDPYLTGRLGVAFVKGLQGNDPKYLKLIATPKHFAVHSGPEDERHSFNAVVSPKDLRETYLPAFKECVKEANAQSIMGAYNRTNGEPCCGSKTLLQKILREEWGFEGYVVSDCGAVSDFHLHHRVTNTGPESAAMAVNNGCDLNCGSTFGNLLIAHEEGLISEEAIDRAVIRLMTARFKLGMFDNERKVPYASIPYEVNDCEEHRKAALEAARKSMVLLKNQNNILPLNKAKIKNIAVIGPNADSRSVLLGNYNGTPSRSVTVLEGIREAVLPGTRIFYAQGCHLYRDKVESLGEIKDRFSEAISAAERADVVIMCLGLDASIEGEEGDASSEYGRGDKPDLNFPGLQQELLETIFNTGKPIILVILSGSALAITWADKHIPAIIQAWYPGSEGGKAVAELIFGEYSPSGRLPITFYKSTEELPDFRDYSMKNRTYRYMKNEALYPFGYGLSYTGFQYSDIKASSSVINAGETVHFTVSVQNIGNIEAEEVVQLYLADVEASVEVPVWQLRGIKRIRLAPGQSKNVSFTLTPRQMALINDEGKCILEPGKFEVYIGGSQPDKRSEQLTGTKVQKTEFWVTGEALELEY